In Microbacterium cremeum, a genomic segment contains:
- the fdxA gene encoding ferredoxin, whose translation MTYVIALPCVDVKDRACIDECPVDCIYEGERSLYIHPDECVDCGACEPVCPVEAIYYEDDLPDEWQDYYKANVDFFEISTGSIQAIGSPGGAAKVGVIHMDHPIIAALPPQGDEHD comes from the coding sequence ATGACGTACGTGATCGCCCTTCCCTGCGTGGACGTCAAGGACCGCGCCTGCATCGACGAGTGCCCGGTGGACTGCATCTACGAGGGCGAGCGGTCGCTGTACATCCACCCGGACGAGTGCGTCGACTGCGGAGCATGCGAACCGGTCTGCCCCGTCGAGGCGATCTACTACGAGGACGACCTGCCCGACGAGTGGCAGGACTACTACAAGGCCAACGTCGACTTCTTCGAGATATCGACGGGCTCGATCCAAGCGATCGGCTCGCCCGGCGGCGCCGCCAAGGTCGGCGTGATCCACATGGACCACCCGATCATCGCCGCGCTCCCGCCGCAGGGAGATGAGCATGACTGA
- a CDS encoding M14 family zinc carboxypeptidase, whose amino-acid sequence MSHDQLTRQLQQIEHTTGGVVDVSVAGYSNEGREIYQARVGTGDTVVLVQSQIHGNENHGTEALLSLLREFGAGTRAAQQIRDNVTIVAIPRLNVDGGERDTRQNHMSWDDVVEDFPQLAGVDPAWNYQPAVPGFDVNRDFNPDLDYVPQPQDFPGNSADTGWYITPEAQTLRDVYAGLESEFGVVDYFVDLHNQWPCYAQEGTGDMSPLSISARFIADPTEFGDWPNFDYDASRRANVAVYDALQGHGQSAFGDLTLYPQNTNLPGTALGSFALRGSATVLFETSSNTQSDGQKRNGFLTKQVEIGLKGLITAVADGSIESLDPEAYEEIPERIFLPAD is encoded by the coding sequence GTGAGCCATGACCAGCTCACCAGGCAGCTCCAGCAGATCGAGCACACGACCGGTGGAGTCGTCGACGTCTCGGTCGCGGGCTACAGCAACGAGGGCCGCGAGATCTACCAGGCGCGCGTCGGCACCGGCGACACCGTCGTGCTGGTGCAGTCGCAGATCCACGGCAACGAGAACCACGGCACGGAGGCCCTCCTGTCGCTGCTGCGCGAGTTCGGCGCCGGCACGCGTGCGGCTCAGCAGATCCGCGACAACGTCACGATCGTGGCGATCCCGCGCCTCAATGTCGACGGCGGCGAGCGCGACACGCGGCAGAACCACATGAGCTGGGACGACGTCGTCGAGGACTTCCCGCAGCTCGCCGGTGTGGACCCGGCATGGAACTACCAGCCCGCCGTTCCCGGCTTCGACGTGAACCGCGACTTCAACCCGGATCTCGACTACGTCCCGCAGCCGCAGGACTTCCCCGGCAACAGCGCCGACACCGGCTGGTACATCACGCCCGAAGCCCAGACCCTGCGCGACGTCTACGCGGGCCTGGAGAGCGAGTTCGGCGTGGTCGACTACTTCGTCGACCTCCACAACCAGTGGCCGTGCTACGCACAGGAGGGCACCGGCGACATGTCTCCGCTGTCGATCTCGGCGCGGTTCATCGCGGACCCGACCGAGTTCGGGGACTGGCCGAACTTCGACTACGACGCCTCCCGGCGCGCCAACGTCGCCGTCTACGACGCCCTGCAGGGCCACGGCCAATCCGCCTTCGGCGACCTCACGCTGTACCCGCAGAACACGAACCTGCCGGGCACGGCGCTGGGCTCGTTCGCACTGCGCGGGAGCGCGACCGTTCTGTTCGAGACGTCGAGCAACACGCAGTCCGACGGGCAGAAGCGCAACGGATTCCTCACCAAGCAGGTCGAGATCGGCCTCAAGGGCCTCATCACGGCCGTGGCCGACGGATCGATCGAGTCGCTCGACCCCGAGGCCTACGAGGAGATCCCCGAGCGGATCTTCCTTCCGGCGGACTGA
- a CDS encoding ABC transporter permease — protein sequence MPRDASTIDRTDAAASVHTDDLRSLEAGLDRLQTTTDREAGRWRRFAASVVPPIVFLVLLIVAWQLYVVIADPRPDKVPSPLDVWNALGLAWDTGRLQEAVTTSLERGVVGFLIAIVVGTPIGLLLAEVRPIRRAVGPIISGLQVLPSVAWVPAAIIWFGLSDATVYFVILMGAIPSIVNGLIAGIDQVPPQLRRVGTVLGASRWQLATSVILPAALPGYLAGIKQGWAFSWRSLMAAEIIATGGSIGFGLGSMLQQSRELADLAGVLGTIILILAIGILIELVFFGPLERRMLKRRGLLITGGAR from the coding sequence ATGCCGCGTGACGCCTCCACCATCGACAGGACGGATGCCGCGGCATCCGTACACACCGACGACCTCCGCTCGCTCGAGGCCGGGCTCGACCGGCTCCAGACAACGACCGACCGCGAGGCGGGCCGCTGGCGCCGGTTCGCGGCGAGCGTCGTGCCGCCGATCGTCTTCCTCGTCCTGCTGATCGTCGCGTGGCAGCTGTACGTCGTGATCGCCGACCCTCGACCCGACAAGGTGCCCAGCCCGCTCGACGTGTGGAACGCGCTCGGCCTGGCGTGGGACACCGGACGCCTGCAGGAGGCCGTCACGACGAGCCTCGAACGCGGCGTCGTCGGCTTCCTGATCGCGATCGTCGTCGGCACGCCCATCGGTCTCCTGCTGGCCGAGGTGCGCCCGATCCGGCGCGCCGTCGGCCCGATCATCTCCGGCCTGCAGGTGCTGCCGTCCGTGGCCTGGGTGCCTGCCGCCATCATCTGGTTCGGCCTCTCGGACGCGACGGTCTACTTCGTGATCCTCATGGGGGCGATCCCCTCCATCGTCAACGGCCTCATCGCCGGCATCGACCAGGTGCCCCCGCAGCTGCGACGGGTCGGCACCGTCCTGGGCGCGTCGCGCTGGCAGCTGGCGACCTCGGTGATCCTCCCCGCCGCGCTGCCCGGCTACCTCGCCGGGATCAAGCAGGGCTGGGCGTTCTCGTGGCGCTCGCTGATGGCGGCCGAGATCATCGCGACCGGCGGCTCCATCGGCTTCGGCCTGGGCTCGATGCTGCAGCAGTCGCGCGAGCTCGCCGATCTCGCCGGGGTGCTCGGCACGATCATCCTCATCCTCGCGATCGGCATCCTGATCGAGCTCGTCTTCTTCGGCCCTCTCGAGCGACGGATGCTGAAGCGCCGGGGGCTCCTCATCACCGGAGGTGCGCGATGA
- the cobA gene encoding uroporphyrinogen-III C-methyltransferase, whose protein sequence is MTDAGLESRGVSPRFARSTTEDLIPVVERARNERDETPPAAGKVWLVGAGPGDAGLLTVKGLRALEAADVIVADRLGARAVLDGLAADGVHLRAEVVDVGKRPGHHAVPQDAINALLVQLAQDGKAVVRLKGGDPYVFGRGGEELAACQDAGISVEVVPGITSAISVPAIAGIPLTHRGVATAFTVATGHDQIRDLGGGRDHTVVLLMGVGTLAHSAIILARGERGADCPVAVVEDGYGARQRVTVGTLATIAHQAAERGIRSPAVVVVGDVVRLSPYAPAALQYAPSSLLDDQDAWHPSLYDPLAPERTRKAPAQ, encoded by the coding sequence ATGACCGACGCCGGACTCGAGTCTCGAGGCGTTTCGCCTCGCTTCGCTCGCTCAACGACCGAAGACCTCATCCCGGTCGTTGAGCGAGCGAGGAACGAGCGAGACGAAACGCCCCCGGCCGCCGGCAAGGTGTGGCTCGTCGGCGCCGGCCCGGGCGACGCCGGGCTCCTCACGGTGAAGGGGCTGCGCGCTCTGGAGGCCGCCGACGTCATCGTCGCCGACCGGCTCGGCGCGCGCGCCGTGCTCGACGGACTCGCGGCCGACGGCGTGCACCTCCGCGCCGAGGTCGTCGACGTCGGCAAGCGCCCCGGCCACCACGCGGTGCCGCAAGACGCGATCAACGCACTGCTCGTGCAGCTCGCACAGGACGGCAAGGCCGTCGTCCGGCTCAAGGGCGGCGATCCGTACGTGTTCGGGCGCGGCGGCGAAGAGCTCGCCGCGTGCCAGGACGCCGGCATCTCGGTCGAGGTCGTGCCCGGCATCACCAGCGCCATCTCGGTTCCCGCGATCGCCGGCATCCCGCTCACGCATCGCGGTGTCGCCACCGCCTTCACCGTCGCGACCGGCCACGACCAGATCCGCGACCTCGGCGGCGGCCGCGACCACACAGTGGTGCTGCTCATGGGCGTCGGCACGCTCGCGCACTCCGCGATCATCCTCGCCCGCGGCGAGCGCGGAGCGGACTGCCCTGTCGCCGTCGTCGAGGACGGCTACGGCGCACGCCAGCGCGTCACGGTGGGCACGCTCGCCACGATCGCCCATCAGGCGGCGGAACGCGGCATCCGCTCCCCCGCCGTCGTGGTCGTCGGCGACGTCGTGCGGCTCAGCCCGTATGCGCCCGCCGCGCTTCAGTACGCTCCCTCGTCGCTCCTCGACGACCAGGATGCGTGGCATCCCTCCCTGTACGACCCGCTCGCCCCCGAGCGCACGCGAAAGGCCCCCGCCCAGTGA
- a CDS encoding ABC transporter substrate-binding protein, with protein MNNIRTATTITTLGLVAAMMTGCAAASADPGQTGDSVSELRLGYFANVTHAPALVGVQEGLFEDSLGDIEVTTQVFNAGPAAIEALSAGAIDATYIGPNPSINTFIQSRGESARIVAGAATGGAALVVRDGIDDVDDLEGTTLATPQLGNTQDVALRTWLAGEGYETDTSGGGDVQITPTENAQTLTLFQDGALDGAWLPEPWVSRLIVDAGAHVLVDEADLWDDGEFPTTVLLVRKEFLDQHPDVVAGLLEGHAAAVQWIADNPADAPTVINGAIQAETGKPLADEVITRALEHVTFSVDPHADTFEVLVEDGIAAGTQKEGSIEGLFDLRLLNELLEAAGADTVSAAGLGED; from the coding sequence GTGAACAACATCCGCACTGCGACGACGATCACCACCCTGGGACTCGTGGCCGCGATGATGACCGGCTGTGCCGCCGCCTCGGCTGATCCAGGTCAGACGGGCGACTCGGTGAGTGAGCTGCGACTCGGATACTTCGCCAACGTCACGCATGCGCCGGCTCTGGTCGGGGTGCAGGAGGGCCTCTTCGAGGACTCCCTCGGCGACATCGAGGTCACGACCCAGGTGTTCAACGCCGGACCCGCCGCGATCGAAGCGCTCTCGGCGGGCGCGATCGACGCGACCTACATCGGCCCGAATCCGTCGATCAACACCTTCATCCAGTCGCGGGGCGAGTCCGCGCGCATCGTGGCCGGAGCCGCCACGGGCGGTGCCGCACTCGTCGTGCGCGACGGGATCGATGATGTCGACGACCTCGAGGGCACGACGCTCGCCACTCCCCAGCTCGGCAACACGCAGGACGTCGCGCTGCGCACCTGGCTCGCCGGCGAGGGGTACGAGACCGACACCTCGGGCGGCGGTGACGTGCAGATCACGCCGACCGAGAACGCCCAGACGCTGACGCTGTTCCAGGACGGCGCGCTCGACGGCGCGTGGCTTCCCGAGCCATGGGTGTCGCGGTTGATCGTCGACGCCGGTGCGCACGTGCTGGTCGACGAGGCCGATCTGTGGGACGACGGCGAGTTCCCGACCACGGTGCTGCTGGTGCGCAAGGAGTTCCTGGACCAGCACCCCGACGTGGTCGCCGGCCTGCTCGAGGGCCACGCCGCCGCCGTGCAGTGGATCGCCGACAACCCCGCCGACGCGCCCACCGTGATCAACGGGGCGATCCAGGCCGAGACCGGCAAGCCGCTCGCCGACGAGGTCATCACGCGCGCGCTCGAGCACGTCACGTTCTCGGTCGACCCGCACGCCGACACGTTCGAGGTGCTCGTCGAGGACGGCATCGCGGCCGGCACGCAGAAGGAGGGCTCGATCGAGGGCCTGTTCGACCTGCGTCTGCTGAACGAGCTGCTCGAGGCCGCGGGCGCCGACACCGTGTCGGCGGCAGGACTCGGTGAGGACTGA
- a CDS encoding phosphoadenylyl-sulfate reductase, which yields MTVSFAPRLTAKRSREELKALAEQGERELRSLAADEASPADVVAWVARNFGTDAAAVACSMADAALPHLVAEQLPGVDVLFLDTGYHFAETRFTRDEVGRVLDVRIVDVLPEQTVAEQDAEFGAKLFERDPALCCARRKVAPLQDALGGYEVWFTGVRREEAPTRANTPLVTWDERNGLVKVNPVAAWTFDDLLDYAGAHQVPVNLLVSNGYPSIGCEPCTKPVAPGEDPRSGRWAGLSKTECGLHV from the coding sequence GTGACCGTGTCGTTCGCACCGCGCCTCACCGCCAAGCGCTCGCGCGAAGAGCTCAAGGCGCTCGCCGAGCAGGGCGAGCGCGAACTGCGCAGCCTCGCCGCGGACGAGGCATCCCCCGCCGACGTGGTCGCGTGGGTCGCCCGCAATTTCGGGACGGATGCCGCGGCCGTCGCCTGCTCGATGGCCGACGCCGCGCTCCCCCACCTCGTCGCCGAGCAGCTGCCGGGCGTCGATGTGCTGTTCCTCGACACCGGCTACCACTTCGCCGAGACCCGCTTCACGCGCGACGAGGTCGGACGCGTACTCGACGTGCGGATCGTCGACGTGCTGCCCGAGCAGACCGTCGCCGAGCAGGACGCCGAGTTCGGCGCGAAGCTCTTCGAGCGCGACCCGGCGCTGTGCTGCGCGCGCCGCAAGGTCGCGCCGCTCCAGGACGCGCTGGGCGGGTACGAGGTGTGGTTCACCGGCGTGCGCCGCGAGGAGGCGCCGACCCGCGCGAACACGCCGCTGGTGACGTGGGACGAGCGCAACGGCCTCGTCAAGGTCAACCCGGTCGCCGCGTGGACCTTCGACGACCTGCTCGACTATGCGGGCGCGCACCAGGTGCCGGTCAACCTCCTCGTCTCGAACGGCTACCCCTCGATCGGCTGCGAACCGTGCACGAAGCCCGTCGCTCCCGGTGAAGATCCCCGATCCGGCCGCTGGGCCGGCCTCTCGAAGACGGAATGCGGACTCCACGTATGA
- a CDS encoding NAD(P)/FAD-dependent oxidoreductase yields MTDTAYVGEAVEAPGTEVDVVIVGGGPAGLSAALNLGRARASVVVVDAGRPRNAATLRSHGFLTRDGIPPLELRKLARAELAAYSNVRLFDRTAVSGLLPIDSSDGMRFVVALQGRGAGIPPAVAARSVLIATGLRETLPGIPSLRAYYGMTIFSCAACDAWELQDRSLALIGETPDLAARARLIARWTDRLTVFTNGTDALDTVEEAELAASGIVVERRVIDDLEGERGAVSAVRLADGERVAVDGGFVRPQWHPALDFAAGLDLERDRFGNLVTDRSGRTSVPGVYAAGDAASPGPQQLIVAAGQGARAAAVIVHDAVGVRTAH; encoded by the coding sequence ATGACTGATACGGCATACGTCGGCGAAGCCGTGGAGGCGCCGGGGACCGAGGTCGACGTCGTGATCGTCGGCGGCGGCCCTGCAGGGCTCTCGGCGGCGCTCAATCTGGGTCGTGCGCGAGCGTCCGTCGTGGTGGTCGACGCCGGACGCCCCCGCAACGCCGCGACGCTGCGCTCGCATGGCTTCCTCACGCGGGACGGGATCCCTCCGCTCGAGCTGCGCAAGCTCGCCCGGGCCGAACTCGCCGCCTACTCGAACGTCCGACTCTTCGATCGCACGGCCGTGTCGGGGCTGCTCCCGATCGATTCCTCGGACGGCATGCGCTTCGTCGTGGCGTTGCAGGGCCGCGGCGCCGGCATCCCTCCTGCCGTCGCCGCGCGGTCGGTGCTCATCGCGACCGGGCTGCGCGAGACGCTGCCGGGCATCCCGAGCCTGCGCGCCTACTACGGCATGACGATCTTCAGTTGCGCCGCGTGCGACGCGTGGGAGCTGCAGGACCGTTCCCTCGCGCTCATCGGCGAGACGCCCGACCTCGCCGCCCGCGCACGCCTGATCGCGCGCTGGACCGACCGGCTCACGGTCTTCACGAACGGGACGGACGCGCTCGACACGGTCGAGGAGGCCGAGCTCGCGGCATCCGGGATCGTGGTCGAGCGCCGCGTCATCGACGACCTCGAGGGCGAGCGGGGCGCCGTGTCGGCGGTGCGTCTCGCCGACGGGGAGCGCGTCGCCGTCGACGGCGGGTTCGTGCGACCGCAGTGGCACCCCGCGCTCGACTTCGCGGCCGGGCTCGACCTCGAGCGCGACCGGTTCGGCAACCTCGTGACCGATCGCTCGGGACGCACGTCGGTGCCCGGCGTATACGCCGCGGGGGATGCCGCGTCCCCGGGCCCGCAGCAGCTGATCGTGGCGGCGGGCCAGGGCGCGCGCGCCGCGGCCGTCATCGTGCACGACGCCGTCGGAGTCCGCACCGCGCATTGA
- a CDS encoding FAD-dependent oxidoreductase: MTSSNLQNLRVAIVGAGPAGIYAGNILTHTVRDAGGSVAIDLFESLPAPYGLIRYGVAPDHPRIKGIVNSLHEMLDRSSVVEHRRDTRFIGNVEVGRDISLDELHERYDAVILATGAIRDAALDIPGIDLPGSYGAADFVAWYDGHPDVPTEWPLDQKEVAVIGNGNVALDVARVLAKHAVDLRPTEIPDNVLAGLESSAVTDVHVFGRRGPGDIKFTPIELRELGEVPNVDIVVHDEDFAYLEGHTPANNQLKVMLRILESWRTRESTGASRRLHLHFYHSPVEVLGDGKVEGLRFERTEPDGDGRVRGTGEFREIAVQQVYRAVGYYGTPVIDAPFDARAGVVSNVEGRVTDAATTGDVDAPVIAGLYATGWIKRGPVGLIGHTKSDAMETVAHLVADAQAGALSAPVVEGDVLDLLDEREVAYTTWDGWLALDAHERELGANHVHTRERVKVVPRDEQVAVSRSGALVL, translated from the coding sequence GTGACCTCGTCGAACCTCCAGAACCTCCGCGTCGCGATCGTCGGAGCCGGCCCCGCCGGCATCTACGCCGGCAACATCCTCACCCACACGGTGCGGGACGCCGGCGGGTCGGTGGCGATCGACCTGTTCGAGTCGCTCCCCGCTCCGTACGGCCTTATCCGCTACGGCGTCGCTCCGGACCACCCGCGCATCAAGGGCATCGTCAACTCGCTGCACGAGATGCTCGATCGTTCCTCCGTCGTCGAGCACCGTCGCGACACGCGCTTCATCGGCAACGTCGAGGTCGGCCGCGACATCTCGCTCGACGAGCTGCACGAGCGCTACGACGCGGTGATCCTGGCGACCGGCGCCATCCGCGACGCGGCGCTCGACATCCCCGGCATCGACCTGCCCGGCTCGTACGGCGCGGCCGACTTCGTCGCATGGTACGACGGGCACCCCGACGTGCCCACCGAGTGGCCGCTCGACCAGAAGGAGGTCGCGGTCATCGGCAACGGCAACGTCGCCCTCGACGTCGCGCGCGTGCTGGCCAAGCACGCTGTCGACCTGCGCCCGACCGAGATCCCCGACAACGTGCTCGCGGGCCTCGAGTCCTCGGCCGTCACCGACGTGCACGTGTTCGGCCGCCGCGGCCCGGGCGACATCAAGTTCACCCCCATCGAGCTGCGCGAGCTGGGCGAGGTGCCGAACGTCGACATCGTCGTGCACGACGAGGACTTCGCCTACCTCGAAGGCCACACCCCGGCGAACAACCAGCTCAAGGTCATGCTCCGCATCCTCGAGAGCTGGCGCACGCGCGAGTCCACGGGCGCGAGCCGCCGCCTGCACCTGCACTTCTACCACTCGCCCGTCGAGGTGCTCGGCGACGGCAAGGTCGAGGGCCTGCGCTTCGAGCGCACGGAGCCGGACGGCGACGGCCGCGTGCGCGGCACCGGCGAGTTCCGCGAGATCGCGGTGCAGCAGGTGTACCGGGCGGTCGGCTACTACGGCACGCCCGTGATCGACGCGCCCTTCGACGCCCGCGCGGGTGTCGTCTCGAACGTCGAAGGACGGGTGACGGATGCCGCGACCACCGGCGACGTCGACGCGCCGGTCATCGCCGGGCTCTATGCCACGGGCTGGATCAAGCGCGGACCCGTCGGTCTCATCGGGCACACCAAGTCCGACGCGATGGAGACCGTCGCGCACCTCGTGGCCGACGCCCAGGCCGGCGCGCTGTCTGCTCCGGTCGTCGAGGGCGACGTCCTCGACCTGCTCGACGAGCGCGAGGTCGCGTACACGACGTGGGACGGCTGGCTGGCGCTCGACGCGCACGAGCGTGAGCTGGGCGCGAACCACGTCCACACGCGCGAGCGCGTCAAGGTCGTTCCCCGCGACGAGCAGGTGGCCGTCTCGCGCTCAGGAGCACTCGTCCTATGA
- a CDS encoding ABC transporter ATP-binding protein, translating to MNSAPAPASGAAQATPGAGASTPLGPSFDGVAPVRAPATAPAPAVRIDGVSKRFGTGPVVLDDVSLDIAPGEFVCLLGASGCGKSTLLNLIAGLDRPTSGRIDTPPAGSAVMFQEAALMPWLTARRNVELALRLRGVARRERREKAIALLDTVNLADAAEKRPHELSGGMRQRVALARALAQDRPVLLMDEPFAALDAITRDLLHEELERVWRATGRTIVFVTHNVREAARLGQRVVLMGSRPGRIVQEWTIAKTTGRRIESPEVAALSVEITDQLRKEIRRNAA from the coding sequence ATGAACTCCGCTCCCGCTCCCGCGTCCGGTGCCGCTCAGGCGACGCCGGGCGCGGGGGCGTCCACACCGCTCGGCCCGAGCTTCGACGGCGTCGCGCCGGTGCGCGCGCCCGCGACCGCACCCGCGCCGGCGGTGCGCATCGACGGCGTCTCGAAGCGGTTCGGCACCGGCCCTGTCGTGCTCGATGACGTCTCGCTCGACATCGCCCCCGGCGAGTTCGTGTGCCTCCTCGGCGCTTCGGGCTGCGGCAAGTCGACGCTCCTCAACCTCATCGCGGGGCTCGACCGGCCGACGTCCGGGCGCATCGATACCCCGCCCGCGGGTTCGGCCGTCATGTTCCAGGAGGCCGCGCTCATGCCGTGGCTCACCGCACGCCGCAACGTGGAGCTGGCGCTGCGGCTGCGCGGGGTCGCACGTCGCGAGCGCCGCGAGAAGGCGATCGCGCTTCTGGACACCGTGAACCTCGCGGATGCCGCCGAGAAGCGCCCGCACGAGCTCTCGGGCGGCATGCGCCAGCGCGTGGCCCTGGCCCGCGCGCTCGCGCAGGACCGCCCGGTGCTGCTGATGGACGAGCCGTTCGCCGCCCTCGACGCCATCACGCGGGACCTCCTCCACGAGGAGCTCGAGCGCGTGTGGCGCGCGACCGGCCGAACCATCGTGTTCGTCACGCACAACGTGCGCGAAGCGGCGCGGCTCGGCCAGCGGGTCGTGCTGATGGGCAGCCGCCCCGGCCGCATCGTGCAGGAGTGGACCATCGCCAAGACCACCGGGCGCCGCATCGAGTCGCCCGAGGTCGCTGCGCTCTCGGTCGAGATCACCGACCAGCTGCGGAAGGAGATCCGCCGCAATGCCGCGTGA
- the cysD gene encoding sulfate adenylyltransferase subunit CysD, with protein MTCSGKRPSPLSTLDVLEAEAIHVIREVVAEFERPVLLFSGGKDSVVVLHLATKAFAPSKVPFPVLHVDTGHNFPEVLAFRDETVARLGIRLEVARVQDYIDDGRLHERADGTRNPLQTVPLLDAIAAGRHDAVFGGARRDEDKARAKERIISLRDEFGQWDPRNQRPELWSLYNGRHTPGQHVRAFPISNWTELDVWRYIEREGIALPPLYFAHEREVYSRDGMWRPVGPFSPPRESETVEVRTVRYRTVGDMSCTGAVESDASSLAAIVAEVAVSTLTERGATRADDRLSEAAMEDRKKEGYF; from the coding sequence ATCACCTGTTCTGGGAAACGCCCTTCCCCCCTCTCCACCCTCGACGTGCTCGAGGCCGAGGCGATCCACGTGATCCGCGAGGTCGTCGCCGAGTTCGAGCGCCCGGTGCTGCTGTTCTCCGGCGGCAAGGACTCCGTGGTCGTGCTACACCTGGCGACCAAGGCGTTCGCGCCCAGCAAGGTGCCGTTCCCGGTGCTGCACGTCGACACCGGTCACAACTTTCCCGAGGTGCTGGCCTTCCGCGACGAGACCGTCGCGCGGCTCGGCATCCGTCTCGAGGTCGCACGCGTGCAGGACTACATCGACGACGGCCGCCTCCACGAGCGGGCCGACGGCACGCGCAATCCGCTGCAGACCGTCCCCCTCCTCGACGCGATCGCCGCGGGCCGCCACGACGCCGTCTTCGGCGGCGCGCGCCGCGACGAGGACAAGGCGCGCGCCAAGGAGCGCATCATCTCGCTGCGCGACGAGTTCGGCCAGTGGGATCCGCGCAACCAGCGGCCCGAGCTGTGGAGCCTGTACAACGGCCGCCATACGCCCGGCCAGCACGTGCGCGCGTTCCCGATCTCGAACTGGACCGAGCTGGACGTGTGGCGCTACATCGAGCGCGAGGGCATCGCCCTGCCGCCGCTCTACTTCGCGCACGAGCGCGAGGTCTACTCGCGCGACGGCATGTGGCGCCCCGTCGGCCCGTTCTCGCCGCCGCGCGAGAGCGAGACCGTCGAGGTGCGCACCGTCCGCTATCGCACGGTGGGCGACATGAGCTGCACCGGAGCGGTGGAATCGGATGCCTCGTCCCTCGCCGCGATCGTCGCCGAGGTCGCCGTCTCCACCCTCACCGAGCGAGGCGCGACCCGCGCCGACGACCGCCTCAGCGAGGCCGCGATGGAAGACCGCAAGAAGGAGGGGTACTTCTGA
- a CDS encoding sulfate adenylyltransferase subunit 1 has translation MTALTTQGVSSRFGRSTTDADTVVERGAQRRDEPQTPTLFRFATAGSVDDGKSTLVGRLLHDSKAILADQLEQVARTSADRGFAHGEFDFALLTDGLRAEREQGITIDVAYRYFSTGSRSFILADCPGHVQYTRNMVTGATTADAVVVLVDARKGVVEQTRRHLAVVALLRVPHVILAVNKIDLVGFSADAFAGVARDAAVVATELGIDDLHVLPVSALEGDNIVELSERTPWYDGPALLELLETLPGADQSEAASGQDASAEPDDREPLRLPVQLVLRPQGGLAPEVAADAAEAERLRDYRAVAGRISSGAVRVGDPVEIFPSGIATTVTGIRSAGVEVDEATAPESVSLELADDVDTARGAVVVAAGSLPAARREFEAELFQLDTRTLTPGIRVLVKHGTATVQAIVAQIESRYDLDELTHVPAQTLETNDIGRVRVRLAADLPLEPYRTSRHGGSFLVIHPSDGATLAAGIVRD, from the coding sequence ATGACCGCTCTCACCACGCAGGGCGTTTCGTCTCGCTTCGGGCGCTCAACGACCGATGCCGACACGGTCGTTGAGCGCGGAGCGCAGCGACGAGACGAACCGCAGACGCCGACCCTCTTCCGCTTCGCGACGGCAGGATCGGTCGACGACGGCAAGTCGACGCTCGTCGGCCGCCTGCTGCACGACTCCAAGGCGATCCTCGCCGACCAGCTCGAGCAGGTCGCGCGCACGTCGGCCGACCGCGGCTTCGCGCACGGCGAGTTCGACTTCGCGCTGCTGACCGACGGCCTGCGCGCCGAGCGCGAGCAGGGCATCACGATCGACGTCGCCTACCGCTACTTCTCCACGGGCTCGCGGTCGTTCATCCTCGCCGACTGCCCCGGCCACGTGCAGTACACGCGCAACATGGTCACCGGTGCGACGACAGCCGATGCGGTGGTCGTCCTCGTGGACGCACGCAAGGGCGTCGTCGAGCAGACGCGGCGCCACCTCGCCGTCGTCGCGCTGCTGCGCGTGCCCCACGTGATCCTCGCGGTCAACAAGATCGACCTCGTCGGCTTCTCGGCGGATGCCTTCGCCGGCGTCGCCCGCGATGCCGCTGTCGTCGCGACCGAGCTCGGCATCGACGACCTGCACGTGCTGCCGGTGTCGGCGCTCGAGGGCGACAACATCGTCGAGCTGTCGGAGCGGACCCCGTGGTACGACGGTCCGGCGCTGCTCGAGCTGCTCGAGACGCTCCCCGGCGCGGATCAGTCCGAGGCCGCGTCTGGACAGGATGCATCCGCGGAGCCCGACGACCGGGAGCCGCTGCGCCTGCCGGTGCAGCTCGTGCTCCGCCCGCAGGGCGGCCTCGCGCCCGAGGTCGCCGCCGACGCGGCGGAGGCCGAGCGCCTGCGCGACTACCGCGCGGTCGCCGGCCGGATCTCGAGCGGCGCGGTGCGCGTCGGCGACCCGGTCGAGATCTTCCCGTCCGGCATCGCCACCACGGTCACCGGCATCCGCTCCGCCGGCGTCGAGGTGGACGAGGCGACCGCCCCGGAGTCGGTGTCGCTCGAGCTCGCCGACGACGTCGACACCGCCCGCGGCGCCGTCGTGGTCGCGGCCGGCTCGCTCCCTGCCGCCCGGCGCGAGTTCGAGGCCGAGCTGTTCCAGCTCGACACGCGGACGCTGACCCCCGGCATCCGTGTGCTCGTCAAGCACGGCACCGCGACCGTGCAGGCGATCGTCGCCCAGATCGAATCGCGCTACGACCTCGACGAGCTGACCCATGTGCCGGCGCAGACGCTCGAGACCAACGACATCGGCCGCGTGCGCGTGCGCCTGGCGGCCGACCTGCCGCTCGAGCCGTACCGCACCAGCCGCCACGGGGGCTCGTTCCTCGTGATCCACCCGTCCGACGGTGCGACACTCGCCGCCGGCATCGTGCGCGACTGA